CAAGGTCACCAGCTCGGACCTGGCCTGCATGGCCTCGACGCTCGCGCGCGGGGGCGTCAACCCCGGCAGCGGCATTCGGGCGATGTCGCCGGCCGTGGTGCAGCGGACGCTGAGCGTCATGATGACCTGCGGCATGTACGACGCGACCGGCATGTGGGCCACCACCGTCGGCATGCCGGCGAAAAGCGGTGTGGGCGGCGGCATCATCGCGGTGTTGCCCAGCCAGCTGGGGATCGGCGTCTACTCGCCACCGCTGGACCGGAACGGCAACAGCGTGCGCGGTCTGCGCGCCTGTCAGAGCCTGTCGGCCCAACTCGGTTTGCACGTCATGTCCGTCACCCGGGAATCACGCTCGACCATCCGGGCCACCCACGACATCGCTCCCGGGGTCCGGGTCTACGAACTGCACGGGGACCTGCTGTTCGCCGGTGCCGAACGGGCGCTGCGCACCGTCGAACACGACAGCGACGGGATCGACGTCGCGATCCTCGAACTGTCTCGCGTCGACGACATCAACGACGTGGCCCGGCGCATGCTGGCCGGGATGCGCGAATCATTGGAACGAGCGGGCAAGGAAGGCTACCTCGTTGACCCTGATCGCAGGGTGATGCCGACCGGCCGCCCCAGCGCGGGGGCAGTCATCTTCCCCACCGTCGACGAGGCGCTGCGCGCGGCCCGTGACCGCTAGCGCGGGCGGGCCAGCTGGGTGGGCACCTCGTAACCGCGCAGCGTCACCGCGTCGCCGAGCGTCCACAACGCCCGCTCGGTGTCGGTGGCGCCGTTCACGGTGTCCGAGGAGGCCAGCAGCCGCCCCGGCGATGTCTTCGCCAGCTCGCACAGCCGGGCCGCCTCGTTGACCGGGGCGCCGATGACGGTGTACTCGAAACGGTCGTGTGCCCCGACATTTCCGGCCACGACGGTGCCGGCCGCGACCCCGATGCCGGCCTCGATCCCGGGGACCTCCTCGCACAGGCGGGTGGCGATGCCCCGGGCGGTGGCCAGGGCGGCGTCCTCCGGGCTGTCGAGGTCGTTGGGGGCGCCGAACACCGCGAGGCAACCGTCGCCCTCGAACTTGTTGAGCAGCCCGCCGTGCTCGTTCACTTCGTCGACGACCACCGTGAAGAAACGGTTCAACAAGGCCACCACCTCGGTGGCCGCTCGGGAGGTGACCAAGGTGGTGGAACCGACGATGTCGACGAAAAGCACTGCGGCGTGCCGCTCTTCGCCGCCGAGGTCCACTTGTCGAGCCTCGGCGGCCGCCGCCACCTCGCGTCCCACGTGCCGGCCGAACAGGTCACGGACCCGCTCGCGTTCGCGTAGGCCGGCGACCATCGCGTTGAAACCGCGCTGCAACTGGCCCAATTCGGTGCCGTCGAACACCACCAGGTTGGTGTCCAGGTTGCCCTCTTCGACCCGTCGGAGCGCGGCGCGCACCACCCGGATCGGACTGGCGGTGATCCAGGCCGCCACCCACATCAGGCTGAATCCGAAAATCAATGTCGCGGCACAGGAAATGAGCACCGCCACGGCGAACTGGGTTTGGGTGAGGTTGCGCAGCAGCAGGACGAACAACGCGATCAGGCCGATGCCGACCACCGGTACCCCGGCGCCGACCATCCACACGGTCATGATCCGGCCCATGATGCCCGGCGCGATCCGCTTCGGGGGCGCGCCGGCCTCGAGCGCCTGGGCGGCCACCGGGCGTAACGCGAACTCAGTGAACAGGTAGGCGAAAGTGGCGACCATGACGCCGCAGATGCCGATCGCGATCAGGAAGCGGGGGATGAACAAGGTGTCGTAGATCCCGTAACCGACCGCGAGAATGATGGTGCCCACGCCCCAGAGCACCAGGTGCGCCAGGGCCACCCGCCACGGTGCGACGAAGGTCTGACGCAGGTTGTGCGGCGTCGGGGCATCGTCCTCGATGGCCCAGCGCAGCGCGTTGACCGTGCTCCGCGTGATCCATACAGTTCCCACCCCGAGCGCGAGCGTCAGATAAGCCGGAGCTACTCCGAACGTCAACCATCTCGGTGCGTCGTCGAACACGCTGGGGTCCGGGAAGGCGACGGTGACCAGCAGTATCGAGACGGCCATCCCCACCAGGTTGGTGACCATGATGAAGGCCGTCAGGATGAGCTGGATCCGGACCCGGCGTCGTTGGGGGCCCTCGGCGACGTGTCCGAGCAGCCAGGAGCCGTAGGAGGACGTCTCCGGTAACCGGCCACTGGTTTGCGTCAGGCGCTCCAGAAAGCGGCCCAGTCGCTGCGCCAGCGTCGCGTTGGCTTTCATCGGTTTTTCAGCCTAGTACCGACGGGGACGGTTACCCCTGAGATGACGCGTTGCGTTGTGGTGCCGGAGTGCCGGCGGCGGTACCCCCTAAGGTTGGTCGGGTGCGTCTCGTGATCGCCCAGTGCACCGTGGACTATGTCGGCCGGCTCACGGCCCATCTGCCGTCGGCGCGCCGGCTGCTGCTGATCAAGGCCGACGGCTCGGTCAGCGTGCACGCCGACGACCGGGCGTATAAACCACTGAACTGGATGAGTCCCCCGTGCTGGATCGCCGAGGACACCAGCGGCGAGCGGCCGGTGTGGGTGGTGGAGAACAAAGCCGGCGAGCAGCTGCGGATCACCATCGAGGACATCGAGCACGACAGCGAACACGAGCTCGGGGTGGACCCGGGTTTGGTGAAGGACGGAGTCGAGGCGCACCTGCAGGCGTTGTTGGCCGAGCACGTCGACCTGCTCGGGGTGGGCTACACCCTGGTGCGCCGCGAGTACATGACCGCGATCGGCCCGGTGGACCTGCTCTGCCGTGACGAGGAGGGCAAGACCGTCGCGGTCGAGGTGAAGCGGCGCGGGGAGATCGACGGCGTCGAGCAGTTGACGCGTTACCTGGACCTGCTCAACCGGGACAGCCTGATTGCCCCCGTCAGCGGGGTCTTCGCGGCCCAGCAGATCAAACCGCAGGCCCGCACGCTGGCCACGGATCGCGGAATTCGTTGTGTGACCTTGGATTACGACAAGATGCGGGGCCTCGACAGCGACGAGTACCGGCTGTTCTGATGGCCCGCAATCGGCGCTCGGCCAAACGGCAGGGGCCGCACCGGCCGCTCGGAATGCCGCTGGGCGGTCGTCGCATCGAAACCGGCGCCGACGGCTACGACTACGAGGTGCGGGTCGTCACGGCGGCCCGGGCGACGAAGACCTATCGGTGCCCCGGCTGTGATCAGGAGATTCGGCCCGGTGTCGCGCACGTCTTGGCGTGGCCCGCCGACCTGGGGGAGAGTGCCGTGGAGGATCGGCGGCACTGGCACACGCCGTGTTGGGACAAGAGAGCCAACCGGGGACCGACCAGGAGATGGTCGTAGGGGTAGGCGGCTGACTAGTGTGCGTCGGCGGCGGGCTCGACGAGCTCGATCAGCACGCCACCGGCATCCTTGGGGTGGACGAAGTTGATTCGGGAGTCGGCGGTGCCGCGACGGGGGGCGTCGTAGAGCAGCCGGACGCCCTGCTCGCGCAGCCGCTCGGAGAGGGCATCGATGTCGCTGGTCCGGTAGGCGAGCTGCTGCAGTCCCGGACCGCGGTTGTCGATGAACTTGGCGATGGTCGACGACTCGTTGAGCGGGGCCAGCAGCTGGATCTGGGCGCTGCCGACCGGCGCGCCGCGGACGCTGAGCATGGCCTCGATGACGCCCTGCTCCTCGTTGACCTCCTCGTGGAGCACGATCATGCCCAGATGGTCGTGGTACCACTTCTTGGCCGCCTCGAGGTCCGGCACGGCGATACCGACATGGTCGATGGCCGTCACCAAGGCGCTGGCCAGTGCGGGACGGGTATCAGCCTGGTCGGTAGTCATAACGCAAAGGTAACCTAGCGACGACAACTGCGCATATGCCCCAGGTCACAACCGGCCTCGGAGCGACCTGTCTTGGAGGAACTCATGACGACATCAGTGATCGTTGCTGGAGCCCGCACGCCGATCGGCAAGCTCTCCGGGGCGCTGAAGGATTTCTCCGGTTCCGACCTGGGCGCGATCGCGATCAAGGGTGCGCTGGAAAAGGCCGGTGTCGAGCCATCGGCCGTGCAGTACGTGATCATGGGACAGGTGCTCACCGCCGGCGCCGGGCAGATGCCCGCGCGGCAGTCCGCCGTCGGCGCGGGGATCCCCTGGGACGTGCCGGCGCTGTCGATCAACAAGATGTGTCTGTCCGGCATCAACGCCATCGCCATGGCCGACCAGTTGATCCGCGCCGGGGAGTTCGACGTGGTGGTCGCCGGCGGCCAGGAGTCCATGACCCAGGCCCCGCACCTGCTGCTGGACTCGCGGTCCGGCTACAAGTACGGCGACGTGACGGTCAAGGACCACCTGGCCTACGACGGGCTGCACGACGTGTTCACCGATCAGCCGATGGGTGCGCTGACCGAGCAGCGCAACGACACCGACAAGTTCACCCGCGCCGAGCAGGACGAGTACGCCGCCAAGAGCCATCAGAAGGCGGCCGCGGCCTGGAAGGACGGGGTGTTCGCCGACGAGGTGGTCCCGGTGCAGATCCCGCAGCGCAAGGGCGACCCGATCGAGTTCGCCGAAGATGAGGGCATCCGCGGCAACACCACCGCGGAGTCGCTCAGCGGCCTGCGGCCGGCATTCCGCAAGGACGGCACCATCACCGCGGGCTCGGCCTCGCAGATCTCCGACGGTGCCTGCGCGGTGGTCGTGATGAGCAAGGCCAAGGCCACCGAGCTGGGTCTGGACTGGCTGTGCGAGATCGGCGCCCACGGCGTGGTCGCGGGACCGGACTCCACGCTGCAGTCGCAGCCGGCCAACGCCATCAAGAAGGCCATCGGCCGCGAAGGAATCACCGTCGACCAGCTGGACGTCATCGAGATCAACGAGGCGTTCTCCGCGGTGTCGCTGGCCTCGACTAAGGAGCTCGGGGTTGACCCGGAGAAGGTGAACGTCAACGGTGGCGCGATCGCCGTCGGGCACCCGATCGGGATGTCGGGGGCGCGGATCGTGCTGCACGCCGCCCTGGAGCTCAAGCGTCGCGGTAACGGCTACGCCGTTGCTGCGCTGTGCGGCGCCGGTGGTCAGGGCGACGCCCTGGTATTGCGCGCCGGCTGACCGGCGAGCGGGGGACCGCGACAACTACACGGAGTAGTAGCTGGCGTCGCGGATGGGCACAATGTCTGATGTGAACACCGCGACGACTAGCACTCTGGACATCCGGACGACGGCCGGCCGATTTCGACTGGTGGCGCTCGCCGAGGCCGTCAGCTGGGTAGGTCTGCTGCTCGGGATGTACTTCAAGTACCTCGGGACCCCGCAGACCGAGATCGGCGTGAAGATCTTCGGACCCCTGCACGGCGGCATCTTTGTCGCGTTCCTGGCCGTCGCGCTGTTCGCCGGTATCGCCTACAAGTGGTCGTTGCCGACCTATGTGTGGGCTTTGCTGGCGAGTATCGTGCCGCTGGCCACAGTGATCTTCGTCATATGGGCGGATCGGACGGCCAAACTGGGCGCTCCGGGGCGGACGTCCGATCGGACCCCGGCAGGTCGACCGGTGCCCGAGGCGACGTGACAGACTTGTCTGCGTGACACCGCCACGCGCTTCTGATCCCTCGCGTCTTGCGGCGGCGGCCTCGATGGCCGGTGCCGTCGACCTTTCCGCCCTGAAACGCCCGGCCGGCGAGTCGGCCGCGGCGGGCGGCGCCCCGCCGAACATTCCCAACGCCGTGGAGATCACCGAGGCCAACTTCGAGGCCGAGGTGCTGATCCGCTCCGGCGAGGTGCCCGTCGTCGTGGTGGTGTGGTCGCCGCGCAGCGACGCCTCGGTGCAACTGGCCGAGACCCTCGGCGCGTTCGCCGGCCAGGACGCCGGTAAATGGGTCCTGGCGACCGTCGACGCCGACACCACGCCCCGCGTTGCGCAGGCGTTCGGAGTGCAGGCCATCCCCACCGTCGTCGCGCTGGCCGCGGGCCAGCCGCTGTCGAACTTCCAGGGCATGCAACCGCCCGAGCAGCTGCGCAAGTGGGTCGACTCGCTGCTCGAGGCCACCGCGGGCAAGCTGTCCGGCGGTTCTTCCGAGGAGCCCGAGCAGGTCGATCCGGCTCTCGCCGCCGCGCGCACGCATCTCGAGTCCGGTGACTTCGAGGCCGCCAAGTCCGCGTACGAGGCGATCCTGGCCGCCGACCCCGGGCATGCCGAAGCCAAGGGCGCGATCCGGCAGATCACCTTCCTGAGCCGGGCCACCGCACAGAACCCGGACGCGGTGGCGGCCGCCGATGCCGACCCGGACAACGTCGAGGCCGCCTTCGCCGCGGCGGACGTCCAGCTGCTCAGCCAGGACGTCGCGGGTGCCTTCGAGCGCCTCATCTCTCTGGTGAAGCGGACCGCCGGCGACGAGCGCGCCGCCGTGCGCGCCCGGCTGGTGGAGCTCTTCGAGCTCTTCGACGCGGCCGACCCCGACGTCATCGCCGGGCGCCGCAACCTGGCCAACGCGCTGTTCTAGGCTGCCCCGCTCGACTTCCCGCCCGCGCCGAGGTCGACGTTTTGCCGGAAGTCACTCGCACAAAGCGGCCCAAACTCACCTTTGGGCGGGTTGTGAGTCGGAGTCGGGGCGCAGCCAGAGGGCGGCGTTCGGGGGCAGCACCAGCACCGCCGAGGCCGGCCGTCCGTGCCAGGGCTCGGCCGTCGCGTCCACGCCGCCGAGGTTGCCCGCGCCGGCGCCGTTGTAGGTCGTGGCGTCGGTGTTGAGCACCTCGCTCCAGCGGCCGGCGTGCGGCAACCCCAGCCGGTAGCTGGAGTGTTCGGCCCCGGAGAAGTTGAACACGCAGGCCAGCACCGACCCGTCGGCCCCGAAGCGCAGGAAGCTCAGCACGTTGTTGCCCGAGTCGTTGGCGTCGATCCACGAGTAGCCCTCGGGCTTGGTGTCCTGGGTCCACAACGCGGGGGTGTCCCGATAGATGCCGTTCATGTCGCGCACCAGCTGCTGGATGCCGGTCGAGAAGCTGTTCTCGTCGAGCTGGAACCAGTCGACCCCGCGCTCCTCGGACCATTCCGCGCGCTGGCCGAACTCCTGGCCCATGAACAGCAGCTGCTTGCCGGGGTGCGCCCACTGATATGCCAGCAGGCTGCGCAGCCCGGCGGCCTTGACGTGGTCGTCGCCCGGCATCCGGCTCCATAGCGTGCCCTTGCCGTGCACCACCTCGTCGTGGCTGATGGGCAGCACGTAGTTCTCGCTGAACGCATACAGCATCGAGAACGTCATCTCGTGATGGTGGTAGCTGCGATAGATCGGGTCGCGGCTGATGTAGTCCAGCGTGTCGTTCATCCAGCCCATGTTCCACTTCATCGAAAAGCCAAGTCCGCCAAGGCTGGTGGGGCGGGTCACGCCGGGCCAGGAGGTGGACTCCTCGGCGATGGTGACCACGCCGGGGGCGGTCTTGTGCACGGTGGCGTTCAGCTCCTGCAGGAACTGCACCGCCTCGAGGTTCTCGCGACCGCCGTAGATGTTGGGCGTCCAGTCGCCCGCAGGCCGCGAGTAGTCCAGGTACAGCATCGACGCCACCGCGTCGACCCGCAGCCCGTCGATGTGGAACTCCTGCAGCCAGTACAGCGCGTTGGCGACCAGGAAGTTGCGAACCTCCGGCCGGCCGAAGTCGAAGACGTAGGTCCCCCAATCGAGTTGCTCGCCACGGCGGGGGTCGGCGTGCTCGTAGAGCGCGGTGCCGTCGAACCGGCCCAGTGCCCACGCGTCCTTGGGGAAATGGGCCGGAACCCAGTCGACCAGAACGCCGATGCCGGCCCGGTGCAGGGCGTCGACCAGGTAGCGGAAGTCGTCGGGGGTGCCGAACCGGGAGGTCGGCGCGTAGTACGACGTCACCTGGTAACCCCACGACCCGCCGAACGGGTGCTCGGCGACCGGCAACAGCTCGACGTGGGTGAAGCCGTGGGCGACAACGTATTCGGTGAGCTCTTCGGCCAGTTCGCGATACGACAGGCCCGGCCGCCACGACCCGAGGTGCACCTCGTAGGTGCTCATCGGCTCGAAGACCGGGTTGCCGGCGCCACGCCGGGCCATCCACTCGCCGTCGGTCCAGGTGTAGTCGCTGACGAACAGCCGGGAGGCGGTCTGCGGCGGCACCTCGGTGGCGAATGCCATCGGGTCGGCACGGTCGGCGACGCTGCCGTCCGCGCCGTGGACCCGGAACTTGTAGAGGCCGTCGGTGGGGAAGTCGGGCCAGAACAACTCCCAGACCCCGGTCGAGCCCAGCACCCGCAGGGGCGCCTCGCGGCCGTCCCAATGGTTGAAATCGCCGATGAGGCTGACGCCCTTGGCGTTCGGCGCCCAGACCGCGAACGACACCCCCTCGACCGTGCCGTCCGGGGTCTCGAACGAGCGCGGGTGCGCCCCAAGGACCTCCCACAGGCGCTCGTGGCGGCCCTCGGCGAACAGGTGCAGGTCGACTTCGCCCAGCGTGGGCAGGAACCGGTAGCCGTCGGCCACCGTGAGGTCGAAAAGGTCGCCGTCGGGAGTCGGATAACCGATCTCCAGGCGGTAATCCATCAAATCGACGAACGGCAGGGCCACCGCGAACAGGCCGGAATCGATCGGCTGCAGCGGGTAACGCTGACCGCCGACCAGCGCGGTGACCCGCTCCGCGTGCGGCCGGAACGCCCGGATGACTGTGTGGTCACCGTATTCGTGCGCGCCCAGGATCGAGTGCGGGTCGTGGTGGGTGCCCGACACCAGCCGGTGCAGATCGGAGGGGTCCGGCGCCAGGTGCTTGCTGACGGTCTCGGTGCCGGTCATCGGGCCTCGTCCTCTCATGTCGTCGGTCACTGGCGGCGCAGCAACGTGCTGCGGGCCTCCGGGGGAATCAGTGGCATGTTCACGATGTGCGCGACCGCCTTGACCGGGTCGAGCCGAACGTAGTTGGCCTGACCCCACTGATATTCCTCTCCGCTGACCTCGTCGCGCACCCAGAATCGGTCGTAGGGCTGCATACCCAGCGCGCCCATGTCCAACCACAACGTGCCGTCCTCGGGCCCGAAGGGGTTGAGCGCAACCACCACCAGAACGCAGTCCCCGGTGACGGGATCGAACTTGCTGTACGCCAGCAGCGCGTCGTTGTCGATGTGGTGGAAGTGAATGGTGCGCATCTCGCGCAGCGCCGGATGCAACCGGCGGATCTCGTTGAGCTGGGTGAGGAACGGCTCCAGGGAACGGCCCTCGGCCAGCGCGGCGTCGAAATCGCGGGGACGCAGTTCGTACTTCTCCGAATCGAGGTATTCCTCGCTGCCCTCGCGCACCGGTTGGCTCTCGAACAGTTCGAAGCCGGAGTAGACGCCCCACAACGGGCTCATCGTCGAGGCCAGCACCGCGCGGATGGCGAACATGGCCGGGCCGCCGTGCTGCAGGCTCTCGTGCAGGATGTCCGGCGTGTTGACGAACAGGTTGGGCCGCGCGACGTCGGCGTACTCGGCGATCTGATTGCCGAACTCGGTGAGCTCCCACTTCGCGGTGCGCCAGGTGAAGTAGCTGTAGGACTGGGTGAACCCCAGCTTGGCCAGCCCGTAGAGCCGGGCGGGCCGGGTGAAGGCCTCGGACAGGAACAGCACATCGGGGTCGAGGCGTTTGACCTCGGCGATCAGCCAGGCCCAGAAGTTCGGCGGCTTGGTGTGCGGGTTGTCGACCCGGAACGTCTTCACACCGTGGGAAATCCAGTGCGTCACCACGCGCAACACCTCGGCGTAGAGACCGGCCGGGTCGTTGTCGAAGTTCAGCGGGTAGATGTCCTGATACTTCTTCGGAGGGTTCTCCGCGTAGGCGATGGTGCCGTCGGGCAGCTCGGTGAACCACTCCCGGTGGTGGGTGGCCCACGGGTGGTCCGGGGCGCACTGCAGCGCCAGATCGAGAGCGACCTCCAGGCCCAGATCGTTTGCCGCACCGACGAACTCGTCGAAGTCGGCCAGGGTGCCCAGCTCGGGGTGGATCGCGTCGTGGCCACCCTCGTCACTGCCGATCGCCCACGGCGAACCGACGTCGCCGGGGGCGGCGGTGACGGTGTTGTTGCGGCCCTTGCGGTGCACCTTGCCGATCGGGTGGATGGGCGGCAGGTACACCACGTCGAAGCCCATCCGGGCGATCCGCGGCAGCGCCTTGGTGGCCGTGGTGAAGGTGCCGTGCACGGGGCGACCCTCGGCGTCCCAGCCGCCGGTCGAGCGGGGGAACATCTCGTACCAGGCCGCGAAGCGGGCGGCGGGTCGGTCCACCCACAGCCCGAATTGCGGGCCCCGGGTCAGCAATTCGCGCAGCGGATATTGCTGCAACAGGGCGCCGACCTCCTCGGAGAGGGCGCGGGCGGCGCGTGCGCCGGCGTCACCGGGTTGCCGGAGCGCCTCGGCCGCGGCCTGCAGCGGGGCACGCTGCGCCCGCGGCACCCCGGTGGCCGCGCGGTCCAGCAGTTGGGCGCCCACCAACAGATCGTTGGACAACTCGGCCGCGCTCTGGCCGGCCTCGAGCTTGGCGATCACCGCCCGGCGCCAGGTGCTGATCGGATCCCCCCAACCGTCCACCCGGAACGTCCAAAGCCCGACCTCGTCGGGAACGAACTGGCCGTGCACCACGTCGGGGTTGTGGCCCGCCGCCATGGGCAGCAACTGCGGTTTGCGCCGCGAGTTCGCTGCGGGAGTCGGTCGGTCGTCGGCCGGTACCGCCGGGCCGCTCACCACCTGCGGATAGTTCGCGCCGTGGTAGCGCACCACCAGCGTGGCCGCGACCGCGTCGTGGCCCTCGCGCCACACCGTGGCACTGACCGGGACCACCTCGCCCACGACCGCTTTGGCCGGAAACCTGCCTCCGGACACTGCGGGCGCGACGTCATCGATCTCGATGCGACCGGACACTCATGCGCTCCTTAGGGCTCGATGGCTGCGGAAGGGTCTGCGCCGTGTTGGTCTTGGGTTTAACCACTTCGCGCGTACTTCACACCGTAATGGTCGCTGTGCCGAAAGGAGCGCTATGCGAGTCGGCGGCGACCCTGCGGGACCCCGAAATGTCGGTAGGGTATCGATGCGTGAAAGCCCTCCGTCGGTTCACCGTCCGTGCGCACCTGCCGCACCGGCTCGCCGCCCTCGCCCAGTTGTCGACCAACCTGCGCTGGTCGTGGGACAAACCCACCCAGGATCTGTTCGCCACGATCGACAACGACCTGTGGCTCGATTCCGGTGGAGATCCGGTGGCGTTGCTGGGTGCGGTGAGCCCGCAGCGTCTCGACGAGCTCGCCGGCGATGAGGCGTTCGTCACTCGACTGGATGCCCTGGCCGCCGATCTCGAGCACTACCTGACCCGGCCGCTTTGGTACCAGCAGCAGGACGCGGCCGACCTGCCCACCGGAATCGCCTACTTCTCGATGGAGTTCGGGGTGGCCACCGTGCTGCCCAACTACTCCGGCGGTCTCGGCATCCTGGCCGGGGACCACCTCAAGTCGGCCTCGGATCTGGGGTTGCCCCTGATCGCCGTGGGCCTGCTCTACCGGTCGGGGTACTTCCGGCAGTCGCTGACCGCCGAGGGCTGGCAGCACGAGACCTATCCGTCGCTGGATCCGCACGGGCTGCCCTTGCGGCTGCTCACCGACGCCGCGGGCGCTCCTGCGTTGGTGGACCTGACGATGCCGGCGGGGGCGCAGCTGCGGGCCCGGATCTGGGTGGCCCAGGTCGGACGGGTGCCGCTGCTGCTGCTGGATTCCGACATCCCCGAGAACGAGCACGACATGCGCGGGGTGACCGACCGGCTCTACGGCGGCGACCAGGAACACCGCATCAAGCAGGAGATCCTGGCCGGCATCGGCGGCATCCGCGCAATCCGCGCCTACACCGCGATCGAGGGACGCCCGGAGCCCGAGGTCTATCACATGAACGAGGGCCACGCCGGATTCCTGGGAGTGGAACGGATCCGCGAGTACATCGCGTCGGCCGGCCTGGATTTCGACACCGCGCTGACGGTGGTGCGCTCCAGCACCGTGTTCACCACGCACACGCCCGTCCCCGCCGGTATCGACCGGTTCCCCACCGAGATGGTGCAACGCTATTTCGCCGACGACCGGCCCAATCCGCTGCTGCCGGGCGTGCCGCTGGACCGGGTCATCGAGTTCGGCGTCGAAGAAGATCCGAGCAAGTTCAACATGGCGCACATGGGCCTGCGGCTGGCGCAGCGCGCCAACGGTGTCTCGCTGCTGCACGGCGAGGTCAGCCGGTCGATGTTCAGCGGGCTGTGGCCCGGGTTCGACCAGGACGAGGTGCCCATCGGCTCGGTCACCAACGGCGTGCACGCGCCCACCTGGGCCGCCCCGCCGTGGATCGACCTGGCTCTGGAGCTCGCCGGTGACGACTCGCTGGGCGACCCCGACACCTGGCTGCGGGTCCAGCAGGTCGACGCGAGCCGGCTCTGGCAGATCCGCTGCGAACTGCGCGCGCTGCTGATCGAGGATGTGCGGGCCCGGCTGCGTCGCTCGTGGTTGGAGCGCGGGGCCACCGAGGCCGAACTCGGCTGGATCTCGGCCGCCTTCGACAAGGACGTGCTGACCATCGGGTTCGCCCGCCGGGTGCCCACCTACAAGCGGTTGACGCTGATGCTGCGCGACCCCGAGCGACTCGAGGCGTTGCTGCTCGACGAGAGCCGGCCCGTGCAGTTGATCGTCGCGGGCAAGTCGCACCCGGCCGACGACGGCGGCAAGGCGCTGATCCAGCAGGTGGTGCGCTTCGCCGACCGCCATGACGTCCGGCACCGCATCGCGTTCCTGCCCGACTACGACATGTCGATGGCGCGGCTGCTCTATTGGGGCTGCGATGTCTGGCTGAACAACCCGCTGCGCCCGTTGGAGGCGTGCGGCACCTCCGGGATGAAGAGTGCCCTCAACGGCGGGTTGAACCTCTCGATCCGCGACGGCTGGTGGGACGAGTGGTATGACGGCCAGAATGGCTGGGAGATCCCGACGGCCGCGGGCGTGGCGGACGAGGCCCGCCGCGACGACCTGGAG
This DNA window, taken from Mycolicibacterium sp. MU0050, encodes the following:
- the glgB gene encoding 1,4-alpha-glucan branching protein GlgB, with amino-acid sequence MTGTETVSKHLAPDPSDLHRLVSGTHHDPHSILGAHEYGDHTVIRAFRPHAERVTALVGGQRYPLQPIDSGLFAVALPFVDLMDYRLEIGYPTPDGDLFDLTVADGYRFLPTLGEVDLHLFAEGRHERLWEVLGAHPRSFETPDGTVEGVSFAVWAPNAKGVSLIGDFNHWDGREAPLRVLGSTGVWELFWPDFPTDGLYKFRVHGADGSVADRADPMAFATEVPPQTASRLFVSDYTWTDGEWMARRGAGNPVFEPMSTYEVHLGSWRPGLSYRELAEELTEYVVAHGFTHVELLPVAEHPFGGSWGYQVTSYYAPTSRFGTPDDFRYLVDALHRAGIGVLVDWVPAHFPKDAWALGRFDGTALYEHADPRRGEQLDWGTYVFDFGRPEVRNFLVANALYWLQEFHIDGLRVDAVASMLYLDYSRPAGDWTPNIYGGRENLEAVQFLQELNATVHKTAPGVVTIAEESTSWPGVTRPTSLGGLGFSMKWNMGWMNDTLDYISRDPIYRSYHHHEMTFSMLYAFSENYVLPISHDEVVHGKGTLWSRMPGDDHVKAAGLRSLLAYQWAHPGKQLLFMGQEFGQRAEWSEERGVDWFQLDENSFSTGIQQLVRDMNGIYRDTPALWTQDTKPEGYSWIDANDSGNNVLSFLRFGADGSVLACVFNFSGAEHSSYRLGLPHAGRWSEVLNTDATTYNGAGAGNLGGVDATAEPWHGRPASAVLVLPPNAALWLRPDSDSQPAQR
- a CDS encoding alpha-1,4-glucan--maltose-1-phosphate maltosyltransferase; translated protein: MSGRIEIDDVAPAVSGGRFPAKAVVGEVVPVSATVWREGHDAVAATLVVRYHGANYPQVVSGPAVPADDRPTPAANSRRKPQLLPMAAGHNPDVVHGQFVPDEVGLWTFRVDGWGDPISTWRRAVIAKLEAGQSAAELSNDLLVGAQLLDRAATGVPRAQRAPLQAAAEALRQPGDAGARAARALSEEVGALLQQYPLRELLTRGPQFGLWVDRPAARFAAWYEMFPRSTGGWDAEGRPVHGTFTTATKALPRIARMGFDVVYLPPIHPIGKVHRKGRNNTVTAAPGDVGSPWAIGSDEGGHDAIHPELGTLADFDEFVGAANDLGLEVALDLALQCAPDHPWATHHREWFTELPDGTIAYAENPPKKYQDIYPLNFDNDPAGLYAEVLRVVTHWISHGVKTFRVDNPHTKPPNFWAWLIAEVKRLDPDVLFLSEAFTRPARLYGLAKLGFTQSYSYFTWRTAKWELTEFGNQIAEYADVARPNLFVNTPDILHESLQHGGPAMFAIRAVLASTMSPLWGVYSGFELFESQPVREGSEEYLDSEKYELRPRDFDAALAEGRSLEPFLTQLNEIRRLHPALREMRTIHFHHIDNDALLAYSKFDPVTGDCVLVVVALNPFGPEDGTLWLDMGALGMQPYDRFWVRDEVSGEEYQWGQANYVRLDPVKAVAHIVNMPLIPPEARSTLLRRQ
- the glgP gene encoding alpha-glucan family phosphorylase is translated as MKALRRFTVRAHLPHRLAALAQLSTNLRWSWDKPTQDLFATIDNDLWLDSGGDPVALLGAVSPQRLDELAGDEAFVTRLDALAADLEHYLTRPLWYQQQDAADLPTGIAYFSMEFGVATVLPNYSGGLGILAGDHLKSASDLGLPLIAVGLLYRSGYFRQSLTAEGWQHETYPSLDPHGLPLRLLTDAAGAPALVDLTMPAGAQLRARIWVAQVGRVPLLLLDSDIPENEHDMRGVTDRLYGGDQEHRIKQEILAGIGGIRAIRAYTAIEGRPEPEVYHMNEGHAGFLGVERIREYIASAGLDFDTALTVVRSSTVFTTHTPVPAGIDRFPTEMVQRYFADDRPNPLLPGVPLDRVIEFGVEEDPSKFNMAHMGLRLAQRANGVSLLHGEVSRSMFSGLWPGFDQDEVPIGSVTNGVHAPTWAAPPWIDLALELAGDDSLGDPDTWLRVQQVDASRLWQIRCELRALLIEDVRARLRRSWLERGATEAELGWISAAFDKDVLTIGFARRVPTYKRLTLMLRDPERLEALLLDESRPVQLIVAGKSHPADDGGKALIQQVVRFADRHDVRHRIAFLPDYDMSMARLLYWGCDVWLNNPLRPLEACGTSGMKSALNGGLNLSIRDGWWDEWYDGQNGWEIPTAAGVADEARRDDLEAAALYDLLSGSVTPSFYDRDDAGVPARWVEMVRHTLQVLGPKVLASRMVRDYTEQYYAPAAQSFRRTAATSYESARELTAYRARVEAAWPQIAITDVDATGLPDTPLLGSELTLTATVHLAGLRPDEVDVQAVLGRVDGTDSLLDPVTVAMTHTGAGEDGEVFTTSAPLPVAGSVGYTVRVLPRHPLLAGDNELGLVTLA